A genomic window from Nocardioides rotundus includes:
- a CDS encoding TadE family type IV pilus minor pilin, whose amino-acid sequence MSVRAAGRDDRGAVTAELALGTPLLVAVTVVLAWLLAVGVAQVRVQDAARETARAAARGDDAGAAVAVGRRVAPAGSSISLRSSRERVVATVVAPMPGPDILLRLPGVRLRAEAVALAEESP is encoded by the coding sequence ATGAGCGTGCGAGCGGCCGGCCGGGACGACCGGGGTGCGGTGACGGCCGAGCTGGCACTCGGGACGCCGCTGCTGGTCGCGGTGACCGTCGTCCTGGCCTGGCTGCTCGCCGTCGGCGTGGCCCAGGTCCGCGTGCAGGACGCGGCCCGGGAGACCGCCCGGGCCGCGGCACGCGGTGACGACGCCGGGGCCGCCGTCGCGGTGGGCCGCCGCGTGGCTCCCGCCGGCAGCTCCATCTCGCTGCGGTCGTCGAGGGAGCGAGTCGTGGCCACGGTGGTCGCGCCGATGCCGGGACCCGACATCCTGCTGCGGCTCCCGGGGGTCAGGCTGCGTGCCGAGGCGGTGGCGTTGGCGGAGGAGTCGCCGTGA
- a CDS encoding Rv3654c family TadE-like protein yields MRRPTDDRGSGTVLVVVHASVLMVLGVALAAVAALVHQHRVAQAAADLAALAGARSVADGTDGCGPAGTIARANRARLTGCRVVGHDVRVTVRVPPPAWPPWLPELSAEARAGPA; encoded by the coding sequence GTGAGGCGGCCGACGGACGACCGTGGCTCCGGCACCGTCCTGGTCGTCGTGCATGCGAGCGTGCTGATGGTGCTCGGCGTGGCACTGGCCGCCGTCGCGGCGCTGGTGCACCAGCACCGGGTCGCCCAGGCGGCCGCGGACCTGGCGGCTCTGGCCGGGGCTCGCTCGGTGGCCGACGGGACCGACGGCTGTGGTCCGGCCGGCACGATCGCGCGGGCCAACCGGGCGCGGCTCACCGGGTGCAGGGTGGTCGGCCACGACGTACGCGTCACCGTCCGGGTGCCACCGCCCGCCTGGCCGCCCTGGCTGCCCGAGCTGTCGGCCGAGGCGCGTGCCGGGCCGGCGTGA
- a CDS encoding TadA family conjugal transfer-associated ATPase: protein MTTDVDPGLVGLVRDRLAREPGELTAHRVAAALREAGRPVGDATVLAVHERLRRDVVGAGPLEPLLRAPGTTDVLVNGCREVWVDRGSGLELTGVTFPDEEAVRRLAQRLVAGGGRRLDDASPCADVRLADGTRCHAVLAPLARPGTLLSLRVPRARAFSLAELVDAGSLSPVAGRLVRRIVERRLAFLVTGGTGSGKTTLLSALLSLVPPQERMVLVEDASELRPDHPHVVALEARPANAEGAGAVPLTVLVRQAMRMRPDRLVVGEVRGAEVTDLLAAMNTGHEGGCGTVHANSAGDLPARIEALALAAGLDRAAAHSQLAAAVDAVLHVRRAPDGRRYLSQVGVLVPGADGLARVEPAVLLDPDGGIEEGPGAERLQHRLEQA, encoded by the coding sequence GTGACCACCGATGTCGACCCCGGCCTCGTGGGCCTGGTCCGGGACCGCCTGGCGCGGGAGCCGGGCGAGCTCACCGCGCACCGGGTGGCGGCCGCCCTGCGCGAGGCCGGCCGCCCGGTGGGCGACGCCACCGTGCTCGCGGTGCACGAGCGACTGCGACGCGACGTGGTCGGCGCCGGGCCGCTCGAGCCGCTGCTGCGCGCGCCCGGGACGACCGACGTGCTCGTCAACGGCTGCAGGGAGGTGTGGGTCGACCGCGGCTCCGGGCTCGAGCTGACCGGGGTGACCTTCCCCGACGAGGAGGCCGTACGCCGCCTCGCGCAGCGGCTCGTGGCCGGCGGAGGACGACGCCTGGACGATGCGTCCCCGTGCGCCGACGTACGCCTCGCCGACGGCACCCGCTGCCATGCCGTGCTCGCGCCGCTGGCCCGGCCCGGCACGCTGCTCTCGCTGCGAGTGCCGCGGGCGCGGGCGTTCAGCCTGGCAGAGCTCGTGGATGCCGGGAGCCTCTCGCCCGTCGCCGGCCGGCTGGTGCGACGGATCGTGGAGCGACGGCTCGCCTTCCTGGTGACCGGCGGCACCGGGTCGGGCAAGACCACCCTGCTGTCCGCGTTGCTCTCCCTCGTCCCGCCCCAGGAGCGGATGGTGCTGGTCGAGGACGCGAGCGAGCTGCGGCCCGACCACCCGCACGTGGTGGCGTTGGAGGCGCGGCCGGCGAACGCGGAGGGCGCGGGTGCGGTGCCGCTGACCGTGCTGGTCCGGCAGGCCATGCGGATGCGACCGGACCGGCTGGTGGTCGGTGAGGTCCGCGGTGCCGAGGTCACCGACCTGCTGGCGGCGATGAACACCGGTCACGAGGGCGGGTGCGGCACCGTGCATGCCAACTCGGCCGGCGACCTGCCGGCGCGGATCGAGGCGCTCGCCCTGGCTGCCGGGCTCGACCGGGCCGCCGCCCACAGCCAGCTGGCGGCGGCGGTGGACGCGGTGTTGCACGTGCGCCGGGCACCGGACGGCCGCCGCTATCTCTCCCAGGTGGGCGTCCTGGTCCCCGGGGCCGACGGCCTGGCGCGGGTCGAGCCGGCGGTGCTGCTCGACCCGGACGGCGGGATCGAGGAGGGGCCCGGAGCGGAGCGGCTCCAGCATCGGCTGGAGCAAGCATGA
- the amaB gene encoding L-piperidine-6-carboxylate dehydrogenase gives MSETQPASLPALGKLADRARSALDACGAVVPAGEHPVLSPVNGEELARIAWASPADVEAAVARAHEAFLRWRLVPGPQRGALVKRYADLLVEHKEELGTLVSLEVGKITSEALGEIQEMIDICDFAVGLSRQLYGRTMTSERPGHRLAETWHPLGVVGVISAFNFPAAVWSWNTALALVCGDAVVWKPSEAAPLTALACAALLDRAVAEAGAPAALSQVVLGARATGEALVDDPRVALLSATGSTRMGREVGPRVAARFGRCLLELGGNNAAVVAPSADLDLAVRGIVFAAAGTAGQRCTTMRRVIVHSSRADELCERLAEAYGRLPIGDPTAAGTLVGPLIDARACASYSSALEQAATEGGALLAGGERVLADQAEEAYYVQPAVVRMPGQTPVVERETFAPILYVLPYDSFEEAVALNNAVPQGLSSAVFTADQAEAERFLAADGSDCGIANVNIGTSGAEIGGAFGGEKETGGGRESGSDAWKAYMRRATTTVNYSGELPLAQGVDFSV, from the coding sequence ATGTCCGAGACCCAGCCCGCGTCCCTGCCCGCGCTCGGCAAGCTCGCCGACCGGGCGCGCAGCGCCCTGGACGCCTGCGGTGCGGTGGTGCCCGCCGGCGAGCACCCGGTGCTCTCGCCGGTCAACGGGGAGGAGCTGGCGCGGATCGCCTGGGCGTCTCCGGCCGATGTGGAGGCCGCGGTCGCGCGCGCCCACGAGGCCTTCCTGCGGTGGCGGCTGGTGCCGGGGCCGCAGCGCGGCGCGCTGGTGAAGAGGTACGCCGACCTGCTGGTCGAGCACAAGGAGGAGCTCGGCACCCTGGTCAGCCTGGAGGTCGGGAAGATCACCTCCGAGGCGCTCGGGGAGATCCAGGAGATGATCGACATCTGCGACTTCGCCGTCGGGCTCTCGCGGCAGCTCTATGGCCGGACCATGACGTCGGAGCGGCCGGGCCACCGGCTGGCCGAGACCTGGCATCCGCTCGGAGTCGTGGGCGTGATCTCCGCCTTCAACTTCCCCGCGGCCGTCTGGTCGTGGAACACCGCGCTGGCGCTGGTCTGCGGCGACGCGGTGGTGTGGAAGCCGTCGGAGGCCGCCCCGCTCACCGCGCTCGCCTGCGCCGCCCTGCTCGACCGGGCGGTGGCCGAGGCGGGTGCCCCCGCCGCGCTCTCCCAGGTGGTCCTCGGCGCGCGAGCGACCGGCGAGGCGCTGGTGGACGACCCGCGGGTCGCGCTGCTCTCGGCCACCGGGTCGACCCGGATGGGCCGCGAGGTCGGGCCGCGGGTGGCCGCCCGCTTCGGCCGCTGCCTGCTCGAGCTCGGCGGCAACAACGCGGCCGTGGTCGCGCCGAGCGCCGACCTGGACCTCGCGGTCCGCGGCATCGTCTTCGCCGCCGCGGGCACCGCCGGGCAGCGGTGCACCACGATGCGACGGGTGATCGTGCACTCCTCGCGGGCCGACGAGCTGTGCGAGCGCTTGGCCGAGGCCTACGGCCGGCTGCCGATCGGCGACCCCACCGCGGCGGGGACGCTCGTCGGTCCGCTCATCGACGCGCGCGCGTGCGCGTCGTACTCCTCCGCGCTGGAGCAGGCCGCCACCGAGGGCGGCGCGCTGCTGGCGGGCGGGGAGCGGGTGCTGGCCGACCAGGCGGAGGAGGCGTACTACGTCCAGCCGGCCGTCGTGCGGATGCCCGGCCAGACGCCGGTGGTGGAGCGGGAGACCTTCGCGCCGATCCTCTACGTGCTGCCCTACGACAGCTTCGAGGAGGCGGTGGCGCTCAACAACGCGGTGCCGCAGGGGCTCTCCTCCGCGGTGTTCACCGCCGACCAGGCCGAGGCCGAGCGGTTCCTGGCCGCCGACGGCTCCGACTGCGGGATCGCGAACGTCAACATCGGCACCTCCGGCGCCGAGATCGGCGGTGCCTTCGGCGGGGAGAAGGAGACCGGCGGCGGCCGCGAGTCCGGCTCGGACGCGTGGAAGGCCTACATGCGGCGGGCCACCACGACGGTCAACTATTCCGGTGAGCTGCCGCTCGCGCAGGGGGTCGACTTCAGCGTGTGA
- a CDS encoding MFS transporter, whose translation MGDPIPGPGPAPAVRGYAAGTREYRRLTTALWLAGAGTFMVLYSVQALLPLFSHTFHVSPATSSLALSAATGTLALAIIPVSAIAEQWGRRRVMTVSLSATAAIALLTPLAPSFEVLLALRALQGLAMAGVPALAMGHLTQEVEGRSLGHAMGLLIAGNTAGGLSGRLLAGWSAELAGWRTAMAVVGVACLLALVGFRLLIPTPRQESTERATLMERLAGAARLLTDPGVRRACAVSFWLMAAFVTMYNYLGYRLLEPPYSLSHGLVGLVFLAYLAGTVSSPVAGALGDRIGRLRVLALAALLALASALLSLAEPLALVLVALVLYTMGFFGAHSAASGWLNERAGPAAAQASALYLFCYYAGSSLGGTAGGVAYQHGAWPGVVGYLVALLLLALVATWLLTRLPGGRRAVSAPGDTLEG comes from the coding sequence ATGGGCGACCCGATCCCCGGGCCGGGGCCGGCTCCCGCAGTCCGCGGGTATGCCGCCGGCACCCGCGAGTACCGCCGCCTGACCACTGCCCTGTGGCTCGCCGGAGCCGGGACGTTCATGGTGCTCTACTCGGTGCAGGCGCTGCTGCCGCTGTTCTCCCACACTTTCCACGTCTCGCCGGCAACCTCGAGCCTGGCTCTCTCCGCGGCGACCGGCACCCTCGCCCTGGCCATCATCCCGGTGAGCGCCATCGCCGAGCAGTGGGGCCGCCGCCGCGTCATGACGGTGTCGCTCTCGGCGACCGCGGCGATCGCCCTGCTCACCCCGCTGGCCCCGTCGTTCGAGGTGCTGCTGGCGCTCCGCGCCCTCCAGGGCCTGGCCATGGCCGGCGTCCCCGCGCTGGCGATGGGCCACCTCACGCAGGAGGTCGAGGGCCGATCGCTGGGGCATGCGATGGGCCTGCTGATCGCCGGGAACACCGCGGGCGGCCTGTCCGGTCGGCTGCTCGCCGGATGGTCGGCGGAGCTCGCGGGCTGGCGGACCGCGATGGCCGTGGTGGGAGTCGCCTGCCTCCTCGCCCTCGTCGGGTTCCGCCTGCTCATTCCCACGCCGCGCCAGGAGTCGACCGAGCGGGCGACGCTCATGGAGCGACTGGCCGGCGCCGCCCGGCTGTTGACGGACCCGGGAGTACGTCGCGCCTGCGCGGTCAGCTTCTGGCTGATGGCGGCGTTCGTGACGATGTACAACTACCTCGGCTACCGGCTCCTGGAGCCGCCGTACTCCCTGTCCCACGGCCTGGTCGGCCTGGTCTTCCTCGCCTACCTCGCCGGCACCGTGAGCTCCCCGGTCGCCGGCGCACTCGGGGACCGGATCGGACGTCTGCGGGTGCTGGCCCTGGCCGCGCTGCTCGCGCTGGCCTCCGCGTTGCTCTCCCTCGCCGAGCCGCTCGCCCTCGTCCTCGTCGCGCTGGTGCTCTACACGATGGGATTCTTCGGTGCGCACTCCGCGGCGAGCGGCTGGCTGAACGAGCGGGCCGGGCCCGCCGCGGCGCAGGCGTCGGCGCTCTACCTGTTCTGCTACTACGCCGGCAGCAGCCTGGGCGGTACGGCGGGCGGCGTGGCCTACCAGCACGGGGCGTGGCCAGGGGTGGTCGGCTACCTCGTCGCCCTCCTGCTGCTCGCGCTGGTCGCGACCTGGTTGCTGACCCGGCTGCCGGGTGGACGCCGGGCGGTGTCGGCGCCCGGTGACACACTCGAGGGGTGA
- a CDS encoding DEAD/DEAH box helicase — MSTAPTLGDAEQRSERDLLGRLTAAPGRAERLTHVEELPPRLPTYSSWPDWVPADLRGALAARGIEQPWAHQVDAAERAHRGEHVVLATGTASGKSLAYQLPAVTRALTARGPRGQRGATVLYIAPTKALAHDQEAALRGLGLDLRVATHDGDTPPEARQWTRDHGEYVLTNPDMLHRSLLPGHEAWTRFWGALSYVVVDECHHYRGIFGAHVAQVLRRLRRVAARYGASPTFVLASATVAEPEVAARRLTGLPVHPVTDDTSPRGRVTLGLWEPPFASFRGENGAPVRRGAAAEAADLLTDLVLEGVRSLVFVRSRRGVEQVATAASSALAEVSPELTGQVAAYRGGYLPEERRALEQRLRSGALTGLAATNALELGIDVSGLDAVVMAGFPGTRAALWQQLGRAGRGAQDALGVLVARDDPLDTYLVHHPDALLGRPVEASVFDPDNPHVLGPHLCAAAQEVPLTEADLPLFGDRAREAVDALTAAGLLRRRPHGWFWTDARRASDLADIRSGSGATVQLVEADTGRVVGLVDCARAHAEAHTGAVYIHQGEAWLVHELDLEEHVATIARTDVPWSTTARETTEIGIVRETDHERWGDCRLSLGTVEVTHQVVSFLKRRQPSGEVISEEPLDLPARTLSTTAVWWTVPEHLLEKLPARDRPGAAHAAEHCSIGLLPLVATCDRWDIGGVSTALHPDTGQLTVFVYDGHPGGAGFAERGFHSAYSWLSATRDTIASCGCAEGCPSCVQSPKCGNQNNPLDKEQALALLDVLLRHAG, encoded by the coding sequence GTGAGCACCGCACCGACGCTCGGGGACGCCGAGCAGCGCTCCGAGCGCGACCTGCTCGGCAGGCTGACCGCCGCGCCCGGGCGGGCGGAGCGGCTCACGCACGTCGAGGAGCTGCCGCCCCGGCTGCCGACGTACTCCTCCTGGCCGGACTGGGTGCCCGCTGACCTGCGCGGCGCCCTGGCCGCCCGCGGCATCGAGCAGCCGTGGGCGCATCAGGTCGACGCCGCCGAGCGGGCGCACCGGGGCGAGCACGTCGTGCTGGCGACCGGGACCGCGTCGGGCAAGTCGCTGGCCTACCAGCTGCCCGCGGTGACCCGCGCCCTGACGGCGCGCGGCCCCCGGGGCCAGCGCGGCGCGACGGTGCTCTACATCGCGCCGACCAAGGCGCTCGCGCACGACCAGGAGGCGGCGCTGCGCGGCCTCGGTCTCGACCTGCGGGTGGCGACCCACGACGGCGACACTCCCCCGGAGGCGCGGCAGTGGACCCGCGACCACGGGGAGTACGTCCTCACCAACCCCGACATGCTGCACCGCTCGCTGCTGCCCGGCCACGAGGCGTGGACCCGCTTCTGGGGCGCGCTGTCCTATGTGGTGGTCGACGAGTGCCACCACTACCGCGGCATCTTCGGCGCCCACGTCGCCCAGGTGCTGCGGCGGTTGCGCCGGGTCGCCGCGAGGTACGGCGCCTCCCCGACCTTCGTCCTCGCCTCCGCCACGGTCGCCGAGCCGGAGGTCGCCGCCCGGCGCCTGACCGGGCTGCCCGTGCACCCGGTCACCGACGACACCTCGCCGCGGGGGCGGGTCACCCTGGGCCTGTGGGAGCCGCCGTTCGCCTCCTTCCGCGGGGAGAACGGCGCCCCCGTGCGCCGCGGCGCCGCGGCCGAGGCCGCCGACCTGCTCACCGACCTGGTGCTGGAGGGCGTGCGCAGCCTGGTCTTCGTCCGTTCCCGGCGCGGCGTCGAACAGGTCGCGACGGCCGCCTCGTCGGCGCTGGCGGAGGTCTCGCCCGAGCTGACCGGCCAGGTGGCGGCCTACCGCGGCGGCTACCTCCCCGAGGAGCGGCGGGCCCTGGAGCAGCGGCTCCGCTCCGGTGCGCTCACCGGCCTGGCCGCCACGAACGCGCTCGAGCTCGGCATCGACGTCAGCGGCCTGGACGCGGTGGTGATGGCCGGGTTCCCCGGCACCCGGGCGGCGCTCTGGCAGCAGCTGGGCCGGGCCGGCCGTGGCGCCCAGGACGCGCTCGGGGTGCTGGTCGCCCGGGACGACCCGCTGGACACCTACCTGGTCCACCATCCCGACGCGCTGCTGGGCCGGCCGGTCGAGGCGTCGGTGTTCGACCCGGACAACCCGCACGTCCTGGGGCCGCACCTGTGTGCGGCCGCGCAGGAGGTCCCGCTGACCGAGGCCGACCTGCCGCTCTTCGGCGACCGGGCCCGGGAGGCCGTCGACGCGCTCACCGCCGCCGGCCTGCTGCGGCGCCGGCCGCACGGCTGGTTCTGGACCGACGCGCGCCGGGCCAGCGACCTCGCCGACATCCGCTCCGGCAGCGGCGCGACCGTCCAGCTGGTCGAGGCGGACACCGGCCGCGTCGTCGGGCTGGTCGACTGTGCCCGCGCCCACGCCGAGGCGCACACCGGCGCCGTCTACATCCACCAGGGCGAGGCCTGGCTGGTGCACGAGCTCGATCTCGAGGAGCACGTCGCCACCATCGCCCGCACCGACGTGCCCTGGTCCACGACCGCCCGCGAGACCACCGAGATCGGCATCGTCCGCGAGACCGACCACGAGAGGTGGGGCGACTGCCGGCTCTCGCTCGGCACCGTCGAGGTCACCCATCAGGTGGTGTCGTTCCTCAAGCGCCGCCAGCCCTCGGGCGAGGTGATCTCCGAGGAGCCCCTCGACCTCCCCGCCCGGACGTTAAGCACGACCGCCGTGTGGTGGACCGTCCCCGAGCATCTGCTGGAGAAGCTGCCCGCCCGGGACCGCCCGGGTGCCGCGCACGCCGCCGAGCACTGCTCGATCGGGCTGCTGCCCCTGGTGGCGACCTGCGACCGGTGGGACATCGGCGGAGTGTCGACGGCCCTGCACCCGGACACCGGACAGCTCACCGTGTTCGTCTACGACGGCCACCCCGGCGGCGCGGGCTTCGCCGAGCGCGGCTTCCACTCGGCGTACTCCTGGCTCTCCGCGACCCGGGACACCATCGCCTCGTGCGGCTGCGCCGAGGGCTGCCCCTCGTGCGTCCAGTCGCCCAAGTGCGGCAACCAGAACAACCCGCTCGACAAGGAGCAGGCGCTCGCCCTCCTCGACGTGCTCCTCCGACACGCCGGCTGA
- the ssd gene encoding septum site-determining protein Ssd has product MTALLVTRDQTLIDAVMRLAAAAGTTPRVEGSATGALEPWTRARLVLVGLDMADEVARVRPQRRAGVYVVAGGPVPDLAFRTALDLGAEGLLEAARAEEWLVERLADLDTGVAGRLVGVVGGSGGAGASTFACALARVAAHDAPSLLVDADPMGPGLDRILGTEDVTGVRWHELEQPTGRLGGAALRDAVPRREGLGVLTWYPGPQGSLQAFALREVLSAGLRGHELVVVDLPRRGDPLTAEVASRCDLLVVVARPTVVGVAAAARVLAGMGSPARSGVVVRGTGVDEREIGAAVGARVLATMGDHRGLAEAVDLGLGPLRSRRGPLHRAACVVLDELTAVAEAA; this is encoded by the coding sequence ATGACCGCTCTGCTCGTGACCCGTGACCAGACCCTGATCGACGCCGTGATGCGCCTCGCCGCGGCCGCCGGCACGACCCCGCGCGTCGAGGGCAGCGCCACCGGTGCGCTGGAGCCGTGGACCCGCGCGCGGCTGGTGCTGGTCGGCCTGGACATGGCCGACGAGGTGGCCCGGGTGCGGCCACAGCGCCGGGCGGGGGTGTACGTCGTCGCCGGCGGCCCGGTGCCCGACCTGGCCTTCCGCACCGCGCTGGACCTCGGCGCCGAGGGGCTGCTCGAGGCGGCCCGGGCCGAGGAGTGGCTGGTGGAGCGGCTGGCCGACCTCGACACCGGCGTCGCGGGCCGGCTGGTCGGTGTGGTCGGCGGGAGCGGCGGTGCCGGGGCGAGCACGTTCGCCTGCGCGCTGGCCCGGGTGGCGGCCCACGACGCTCCCTCGCTCCTGGTCGACGCCGACCCGATGGGGCCGGGGCTGGACCGGATCCTGGGCACCGAGGACGTGACCGGGGTGCGGTGGCACGAGCTGGAGCAGCCCACCGGTCGGCTCGGCGGCGCCGCGCTGCGCGACGCCGTACCCCGCAGGGAGGGGTTGGGCGTGCTGACGTGGTACCCCGGACCCCAGGGCAGCCTCCAGGCGTTCGCCCTGCGCGAGGTGCTCTCGGCGGGGCTGCGTGGTCACGAGCTGGTGGTGGTCGACCTGCCGCGCCGGGGTGATCCGCTCACCGCCGAGGTGGCCAGCCGCTGCGATCTGCTCGTGGTCGTCGCCCGGCCGACGGTGGTGGGCGTCGCCGCGGCGGCCCGGGTGCTGGCGGGGATGGGGAGCCCGGCCAGGTCCGGCGTCGTGGTGCGCGGCACCGGCGTGGACGAGCGGGAGATCGGCGCCGCGGTCGGGGCGCGGGTGCTCGCGACCATGGGCGACCACCGCGGCCTGGCCGAGGCCGTCGACCTGGGGCTGGGGCCGCTGCGGTCGCGCCGGGGTCCGCTGCACCGGGCGGCGTGTGTGGTGCTGGACGAGCTCACCGCGGTCGCGGAGGCCGCGTGA
- a CDS encoding type II secretion system F family protein has protein sequence MSPALVAGLAAGAAVLLARPLRPRLGPLARWSPVVLVVAVAAPGAWLALRTGLLVPGLLLAVGAVGAQRWWAVRRRRQAAEAVTGQVSRACEGLAADLGAGLEPGTALGRTAREWPLLGPVLAAHGLGGSVPDAMRAAASTPGAGDLRVVAAAWDVGRDSGPGLAAALDRVAASLRADRATARVVAAELASARATARLLAVLPLAVLLMGSGAGGDPWAFLLRTPPGWACLGLGLLLLTGGLVWIESLAARVTR, from the coding sequence ATGAGCCCGGCCCTCGTCGCCGGTCTCGCGGCGGGAGCGGCCGTGCTCCTCGCCCGGCCGCTCCGCCCTCGGCTCGGGCCGCTGGCTCGCTGGTCACCGGTGGTCCTGGTCGTGGCGGTCGCTGCTCCGGGAGCATGGCTCGCCCTCCGGACCGGGCTCCTGGTCCCCGGCCTGCTGCTGGCGGTCGGGGCGGTGGGCGCCCAGCGCTGGTGGGCCGTCCGACGACGACGACAGGCGGCCGAGGCGGTCACCGGGCAGGTCTCGCGGGCCTGCGAGGGGCTGGCCGCGGATCTCGGGGCGGGGCTCGAGCCTGGTACGGCGCTCGGCCGGACGGCCCGGGAGTGGCCGCTGCTCGGCCCGGTGCTCGCCGCCCACGGGCTCGGCGGCTCCGTGCCGGACGCGATGCGGGCCGCTGCGAGCACGCCGGGCGCCGGGGACCTTCGTGTCGTGGCCGCCGCCTGGGACGTCGGCCGGGACAGCGGGCCCGGTCTAGCGGCGGCGCTGGACCGAGTGGCGGCGAGTCTGCGCGCGGATCGGGCCACCGCCCGCGTGGTCGCCGCCGAGCTGGCCTCGGCCCGGGCGACCGCCCGGCTGCTGGCGGTCCTGCCGCTCGCGGTGCTGCTCATGGGGTCGGGCGCGGGCGGGGATCCCTGGGCGTTCCTGCTCCGCACACCGCCGGGCTGGGCATGCCTGGGCCTGGGGCTGCTCCTCCTCACCGGGGGACTGGTCTGGATCGAGTCGCTGGCGGCCCGGGTGACCCGATGA
- a CDS encoding type II secretion system F family protein, which yields MTAYLCALAAGLAVALLLPARPSPVSGGPAVPGPAPGDPSPAESALRRWRLPLSVLAGSAALVVADGWLALVGAVLVGVVAWRVLSRSEPGEHAAERERAARDLPYLVLLLAAGLRAGAAPAPALARACAALPGPAAERLRPSAARLAVGAAPVEVWWEMAADPVLGPLGSALSRSAESGASVVEAVERLADDLAAEGRAGVEDRARTVGVRAAVPLGLCLLPAFLLLGIVPLVAALADGLMRR from the coding sequence ATGACCGCCTACCTCTGCGCGCTCGCGGCCGGGCTCGCGGTGGCGCTGCTCCTGCCCGCGCGACCCTCGCCGGTATCCGGCGGCCCGGCCGTCCCCGGGCCCGCCCCCGGAGACCCGTCGCCCGCCGAGAGCGCGCTGCGACGATGGCGGCTGCCGCTGTCGGTCCTGGCCGGCTCGGCAGCGCTGGTCGTCGCCGACGGGTGGCTCGCACTGGTCGGCGCGGTCCTCGTCGGGGTCGTGGCGTGGCGGGTGCTCTCGCGCAGCGAGCCGGGGGAGCATGCGGCCGAGCGGGAGCGGGCCGCCAGGGACCTGCCCTACCTCGTCCTGCTGCTGGCGGCGGGGCTGCGGGCGGGCGCCGCGCCGGCACCGGCCCTGGCGCGGGCCTGCGCCGCGCTTCCCGGACCGGCGGCCGAGCGCCTGCGTCCCTCGGCCGCCCGGCTGGCGGTGGGAGCGGCGCCGGTGGAGGTGTGGTGGGAGATGGCGGCCGACCCCGTGCTCGGCCCCCTCGGCTCCGCGCTGAGCCGCTCCGCGGAGAGCGGCGCCTCGGTCGTGGAGGCGGTGGAGCGGCTCGCCGACGACCTGGCCGCCGAGGGGCGTGCCGGTGTGGAGGACCGCGCCCGCACGGTCGGCGTGCGGGCCGCCGTACCCCTCGGGCTGTGCCTGCTCCCCGCCTTCCTGCTCCTGGGCATCGTACCGCTCGTCGCGGCGCTCGCCGACGGGCTGATGCGGCGATGA
- a CDS encoding DUF4244 domain-containing protein, which produces MTDLHHPERDDAGITTAEYAVGTAAGAGLAGLLYVMLSGGFGKKLLTTLFDHVLGLLGIG; this is translated from the coding sequence ATGACCGACCTTCACCACCCGGAGCGGGACGACGCGGGGATCACCACAGCGGAGTACGCCGTCGGGACGGCCGCGGGTGCCGGGCTCGCCGGCCTGCTCTACGTGATGCTCAGCGGCGGCTTCGGCAAGAAGCTGCTGACCACCCTGTTCGACCACGTGCTCGGGCTGCTGGGCATCGGATGA